The genomic DNA TCATTGACGCGATGGGGTCTGCCATGATGGTAGGCCCCATTGATCATGATGGTCAGGCTTTAGGATAGAAGCATCGTCGCTTCAAGGAACTGAGGTCTCCATTGCCACTGACAGCTGCCACCCTTCAAGATGCTCTGGGCGCTGCCGCCGATGAGGCATCCCGCCTTGCTCCGTTCCTCAACGATCTCGACGGATGGGACGGGTGTGACTGTGACACGGGGTCAAATGCTGCACATACTCTTGCGGCCCTCGCACAAGCCGCACGATCCCTTGACTCTGCGGCCTCCTTCGCGGGCGCATTAGAGGTTATTGCCGAAACCGGGGTGACCAAGAGCGTCGGCCACATCGGGGTGATCCTCACGGGGATCTTCGCCGGTTGGGCACACTCGGTTGCTCACGTCAATGGACCGATGACTCCGGTTGCACTGCGGCGGATGTTCCGGGAATCAATCCCCGCCGACACGGCCTCGGCCTCGTATTCGTCGGCGATTGACGACATGCTCGCAGGGGCTCGTCGTGAGCTTGACGAACTCGGGGAAACACTTCCCGATGATCTTGACGTCATCTCCCGTTTCTCAATGCAAGCACAGATTGGCCTCGTTGAAGCCACGGATGACGCAACGGGGCGAATTGACGCCGGAGGCGCAGTGCTCGCCCTCGTTCTGACCTGTCTAGACTCTGCGGCACGCAAGGACCCAACGATGCTGGAGTCCTTCGCCCAGATGCTCGCTGACCTTGCCTCCCGCTCGGGCGCGGCACCTTCTCCCCAGGCTCCGCCCCCGGGCCGTGATTTCACAGTTGACATCGTGTGGCAAGGGAGCGTCGAGGAATTCCATCAACTGACCCAACGCCTTCAAGCGCTTGGTGCCCGAATGTCGATTGTCGGCGGGGTGGATCTTTTTGGCTTGGGAACGTGGAGAATCCACGGTGATACCTCCGCCCCAATCGCCGCCGTTCCCCGCTGCGGTCGAACGATTCGCTTCCAAGTTTCGGACGCGCGCCCCGACGCTGACATCGGAGTCGATGATCTTCAGGACGAGGGACTCAGCCACCGAGGGGTTCGTCTCCTCGAACGACGCCCCGTACGTCGCGTCGAACGAGCAAGCGTGATCGCGTGCACCCGAGCCCCGGGTCTCGTTGAGGACCTCGCTCGGGCCGGGGCCGTTGTCTTCCTCAACCCTCATCCTGAAGACGCTGTTGGACTGTGGCAAGCCGCGGTTCAATCATCAACGGGGGTGGCGCTGATCCTTCCGTGTGACGACGCGAGCAGGCGTCTTGCCGTGTCGGTTGCTTCTCTGATCCCCCCTGTTGAGGATGGGGTTCCCGGCCTCGTCGTGGCGGAAAGTCACGATGATCTTGCGGTTTTGGCAATCAGTGAAAAGTGCGCGCCCCTATTCGTTCCACAGCCGGGGGGACGCGAGGTTGCCCGTCAAATGCTCGCAATGCTTCACGAACGAGCAGGCCAGGCAACAGCACATTCGCTGACGGTCGCAGTGCCTCCGGAAGTGGACCTCCACGAAGCGATGGCACAAGCCATCGACCAGGTGCGAGCATTC from Schaalia sp. ZJ405 includes the following:
- a CDS encoding DAK2 domain-containing protein → MPLTAATLQDALGAAADEASRLAPFLNDLDGWDGCDCDTGSNAAHTLAALAQAARSLDSAASFAGALEVIAETGVTKSVGHIGVILTGIFAGWAHSVAHVNGPMTPVALRRMFRESIPADTASASYSSAIDDMLAGARRELDELGETLPDDLDVISRFSMQAQIGLVEATDDATGRIDAGGAVLALVLTCLDSAARKDPTMLESFAQMLADLASRSGAAPSPQAPPPGRDFTVDIVWQGSVEEFHQLTQRLQALGARMSIVGGVDLFGLGTWRIHGDTSAPIAAVPRCGRTIRFQVSDARPDADIGVDDLQDEGLSHRGVRLLERRPVRRVERASVIACTRAPGLVEDLARAGAVVFLNPHPEDAVGLWQAAVQSSTGVALILPCDDASRRLAVSVASLIPPVEDGVPGLVVAESHDDLAVLAISEKCAPLFVPQPGGREVARQMLAMLHERAGQATAHSLTVAVPPEVDLHEAMAQAIDQVRAFSPNRWRLLLNHDDNGPMVAATIRQMLAFDVTTDVEIHDGGQPGPTLIQGLRQ